In Mobula hypostoma chromosome 11, sMobHyp1.1, whole genome shotgun sequence, the following are encoded in one genomic region:
- the LOC134354346 gene encoding uncharacterized protein LOC134354346, translating to MKDVEVLLGNDIAGGIVFPVVRLTGQPASMEAPPAMVNLAETFLPTLYETGCSEIRGSEGAGTDVAVARKEFVQTQERDEGLMVLAETALSDTALTSYCAEEEVLRKKGKSSTVPADEEWGVVQKSYGDEVFNMAHEVPPGGHFAVLEETVGGIMKESYRLPRGKNVIDHDRRELRRSPAFDMLTNLVGVSVEINEARGPLIREKNHFEKIRMGSVRWEKAIVLARSTDKVSPLIPEGVIKRLAPMCLIVPRKCKELGRWVMSVTIGRPSKQHPYFLSNSVTKGLMNTEVCIGNLTRLSEASLIVNLGKNEFGHTNVTYLGIVVTQGQLAVMQATVQAIADLPTPTDKRALRRLLEMVGYCRKFCNNSAVNTRPPPTKPLRGKIESEWDDPCYCGPGQNQMRGYIGRNSSVFLATMKFAELEPGLRDY from the coding sequence atgaaagacgtggaagtcttgctcggtaatgacatcgccggaggaatcgtgttcccagtcgtgagattgacgggtcagcctgccagcatggaggccccgcccgcgatggtgaatttggctgaaacatttctgccaaccttgtatgagacagggtgtagtgagataagaggtagtgagggagctgggacggacgtagcagtagccaggaaagaatttgtgcagacgcaggagcgagacgaggggctgatggttttggccgagaccgctctctctgacacagccttgacaagctattgtgcggaggaggaagtgctaaggaagaaagggaaatcaagtacagtacccgcagatgaggagtggggggtggtgcaaaagagttacggggatgaggtttttaacatggcccacgaggtaccccccggtggacattttgcggtgctggaggaaacagttggtggaatcatgaaagagagttaccggctgcccagggggaaaaatgttattgatcatgaccgacgcgaactgagacggtcaccggcttttgatatgctaacaaacctagtcggtgttagcgtggaaatcaatgaagctaggggccccttgataagagaaaaaaaccattttgaaaagattaggatgggatcggtcagatgggagaaggctattgttttggccagatctactgataaggtctctcccttaatccccgaaggagtaattaaacgactcgcacccatgtgtttgattgtcccgaggaaatgcaaagaactgggacgttgggttatgtctgttacaatagggcggccaagtaaacaacacccatattttttgagtaattcagtgactaaagggctgatgaacacagaggtgtgtattggcaatttaacacggctgtctgaagccagcttgatagtgaaccttggaaaaaatgaattcggccacacgaatgtcacttacctgggaattgtggtgacacaggggcagctggcagtgatgcaagctacagtgcaggctatcgctgacctcccaaccccgacagacaagagggccctcagaaggcttttggagatggtggggtactgcaggaagttttgcaataactctgcggtcaatacccgtccccctcctactaagcccttgcgagggaaaattgagtcggaatgggacgacccttgttattgtggtccgggacaaaaccaaatgagaggttacattggtcgcaattcatcagtgtttttggccactatgaagtttgctgagttggagcctggtctaagggattattaa